In one window of Hyla sarda isolate aHylSar1 chromosome 1, aHylSar1.hap1, whole genome shotgun sequence DNA:
- the LOC130339083 gene encoding SH3 and multiple ankyrin repeat domains protein 1-like isoform X1 codes for MDLVSQLRARVEQEGEGWLTRLLAEIASPPVPPSAAASSLGGRRSSRQSRPPVRLSPGLSASPAVQGGQSRGASSLRQRASSGLQQSQPAAPPVSSTAMGAQASCSSSGESVVPPTPGPVDAAPALFSTPVDAASPLLFPPTQEAPSPSAAAGDASQAVFVQPLPPPPVLPSPVPPLAAAPAVSAVPPPAPPAVARGDRERSCASSHGRSPSRSGRGHRRSRRRSRSGSRSRYRRLSRCSRSPRRCRRSRSSRWRSPSTSSGSGSSDAGSRRASRRRSGSRRRSSRRPVPGASVPAVVPVPQSSSAAVPQSSVLHLSSSAAVPGVGVPSTSTGDGFSAVASSGGSRGVPVSGHPVGHRGDCLMSLVRSSVAPATWSSHGKAWAEWLDLVGDRDVAGAVPDRLEVTLDYLLALRGRGFSGSVAARRMSGVAFYFQLLGWSDVTKFFVVRQALKGWSRERVCLDVRRPVSFPLLLKLVVASRQVCSSYFESVLFSTAFALAFFGAMRIGELIPPSRSRPGGLGESDIFLGEGFVRVRIGKSKTDQAGRGTWLLLYAVNGEACPFQLVSSFLLLRPRGPLFLLHEDASPLTQFQFLALFRRCLSFVGLDFREFGTHSFRIGAATEAARAGLSESDVQRVGRWRSACYARYIRPDLLIDF; via the exons ATGGACTTGGTCTCTCAACTTAGGGCTCGGGTGGAACAGGAGGGTGAGGGGTGGCTGACTCGTTTGCTTGCTGAGATCGCCTCCCCTCCTGTCCCACCATCGGCTGCAGCGTCTTCCTTGGGAGGTAGGCGGTCCTCCAGGCAGTCCCGCCCTCCTGTCCGTCTCAGCCCTGGTCTCTCTGCTTCCCCTGCTGTGCAGGGAGGTCAGTCACGTGGAGCTTCCTCCTTGAGACAGCGTGCCTCTTCCGGTCTCCAGCAGTCCCAGCCTGCAGCACCTCCAGTCTCCTCTACTGCCATGGGGGCGCAGGCCAGCTGTAGCTCCTCCGGTGAGTCTGTGGTCCCTCCGACTCCTGGCCCTGTGGATGCAGCTCCTGCCCTATTTTCTACCCCTGTTGATGCTGCTTCACCCTTGCTGTTCCCCCCTACCCAGGAGGCCCCCTCTCCATCTGCGGCTGCAGGGGACGCCTCTCAGGCTGTGTTTGTGCAGCCtcttccacccccccctgtcctgCCCTCTCCTGTCCCTCCACTAGCTGCTGCTCCTGCTGTTTCAGCTGtccctcctcctgctcctccagctgttgccagggGGGACAGGGAGCGTTCCTGTGCTAGCTCCCATGGCCGTTCCCCCTCTAGGTCCGGGCGAGGGCACAGGCGTTCTCgccgccgctctcgctctgggtCTAGGAGCAGGTACAGGCGATTGTCCAGGTGTTCCAGATCCCCCAGGCGGTGCAGGCGCTCCAGGTCCTCCCGCTGGAGGTCTCCTTCCACTTCTTCTGGTTCAGGCTCCTCTGATGCGGGATCCAGGCGTGCTTCCAGGCGTCGTTCTGGTTCTCGGCGCCGGTCAAGTCGGCGGCCGGTTCCCGGAGCTTCGGTGCCTGCGGTGGTGCCTGTACCCCAGTCGTCCAGTGCTGCTGTTCCTCAGTCCAGTGTTCTTCACCTGTCGTCCAGTGCTGCGGTTCCAGGAGTTGGTGTTCCTTCTACGTCCACTGGAGATG GATTTTCGGCAGTTGCTTCCTCAGGCGGATCCAGAGGGGTGCCCGTGTCCGGGCATCCTGTGGGACATCGTGGAGACTGCTTGATGTCTTTAGTCAGGTCCTCTGTGGCTCCGGCCACCTGGTCATCTCACGGTAAGGCATGGGCTGAGTGGTTGGATTTGGTGGGTGATCGTGATGTTGCAGGTGCTGTGCCGGATAGGCTGGAGGTTACCTTAGACTATCTGCTGGCGCTGCGCGGGCGCGGGTTTTCGGGTTCGGTTGCTGCTCGCCGAATGTCCGGGGTGgctttttattttcagcttttGGGCTGGTCGGATGTCACGAAATTTTTCGTGGTCCGTCAAGCTTTGAAGGGCTGGTCTCGGGAGCGGGTTTGCCTTGATGTGCGTCGTCCGGTATCTTTTCCGCTTTTGCTGAAATTGGTTGTGGCGTCGCGCCAGGTTTGTTCTTCGTATTTTGAGTCTGTTTTGTTTTCCACGGCTTTTGCGCTGGCCTTTTTTGGGGCTATGAGAATTGGGGAGCTTATCCCTCCTTCTCGCTCGCGTCCGGGGGGTCTGGGTGAGTCGGATATTTTTCTTGGAGAGGGTTTTGTTCGGGTGCGTATTGGTAAGTCGAAAACTGACCAGGCGGGCCGTGGCACGTGGCTTTTGCTTTATGCGGTTAATGGCGAGGCTTGTCCTTTTCAGCTGGTTTCTTCCTTTTTGCTTTTGCGGCCCCGTGGCCCCCTTTTTCTTCTGCATGAGGATGCTTCTCCCCTTACTCAGTTTCAGTTTTTGGCTCTTTTCCGGCGGTGTCTTTCGTTCGTGGGTCTTGATTTTCGGGAGTTTGGTACCCATTCTTTTCGTATTGGTGCTGCTACGGAGGCCGCCCGTGCGGGTTTGTCAGAGTCGGATGTTCAGCGCGTCGGGCGCTGGCGTTCTGCTTGTTATGCTCGGTATATTCGCCCTGACCTTTTGATtgatttttaa
- the LOC130339083 gene encoding uncharacterized protein LOC130339083 isoform X2: protein MDLVSQLRARVEQEGEGWLTRLLAEIASPPVPPSAAASSLGGRRSSRQSRPPVRLSPGLSASPAVQGGQSRGASSLRQRASSGLQQSQPAAPPVSSTAMGAQASCSSSGFSAVASSGGSRGVPVSGHPVGHRGDCLMSLVRSSVAPATWSSHGKAWAEWLDLVGDRDVAGAVPDRLEVTLDYLLALRGRGFSGSVAARRMSGVAFYFQLLGWSDVTKFFVVRQALKGWSRERVCLDVRRPVSFPLLLKLVVASRQVCSSYFESVLFSTAFALAFFGAMRIGELIPPSRSRPGGLGESDIFLGEGFVRVRIGKSKTDQAGRGTWLLLYAVNGEACPFQLVSSFLLLRPRGPLFLLHEDASPLTQFQFLALFRRCLSFVGLDFREFGTHSFRIGAATEAARAGLSESDVQRVGRWRSACYARYIRPDLLIDF, encoded by the exons ATGGACTTGGTCTCTCAACTTAGGGCTCGGGTGGAACAGGAGGGTGAGGGGTGGCTGACTCGTTTGCTTGCTGAGATCGCCTCCCCTCCTGTCCCACCATCGGCTGCAGCGTCTTCCTTGGGAGGTAGGCGGTCCTCCAGGCAGTCCCGCCCTCCTGTCCGTCTCAGCCCTGGTCTCTCTGCTTCCCCTGCTGTGCAGGGAGGTCAGTCACGTGGAGCTTCCTCCTTGAGACAGCGTGCCTCTTCCGGTCTCCAGCAGTCCCAGCCTGCAGCACCTCCAGTCTCCTCTACTGCCATGGGGGCGCAGGCCAGCTGTAGCTCCTCCG GATTTTCGGCAGTTGCTTCCTCAGGCGGATCCAGAGGGGTGCCCGTGTCCGGGCATCCTGTGGGACATCGTGGAGACTGCTTGATGTCTTTAGTCAGGTCCTCTGTGGCTCCGGCCACCTGGTCATCTCACGGTAAGGCATGGGCTGAGTGGTTGGATTTGGTGGGTGATCGTGATGTTGCAGGTGCTGTGCCGGATAGGCTGGAGGTTACCTTAGACTATCTGCTGGCGCTGCGCGGGCGCGGGTTTTCGGGTTCGGTTGCTGCTCGCCGAATGTCCGGGGTGgctttttattttcagcttttGGGCTGGTCGGATGTCACGAAATTTTTCGTGGTCCGTCAAGCTTTGAAGGGCTGGTCTCGGGAGCGGGTTTGCCTTGATGTGCGTCGTCCGGTATCTTTTCCGCTTTTGCTGAAATTGGTTGTGGCGTCGCGCCAGGTTTGTTCTTCGTATTTTGAGTCTGTTTTGTTTTCCACGGCTTTTGCGCTGGCCTTTTTTGGGGCTATGAGAATTGGGGAGCTTATCCCTCCTTCTCGCTCGCGTCCGGGGGGTCTGGGTGAGTCGGATATTTTTCTTGGAGAGGGTTTTGTTCGGGTGCGTATTGGTAAGTCGAAAACTGACCAGGCGGGCCGTGGCACGTGGCTTTTGCTTTATGCGGTTAATGGCGAGGCTTGTCCTTTTCAGCTGGTTTCTTCCTTTTTGCTTTTGCGGCCCCGTGGCCCCCTTTTTCTTCTGCATGAGGATGCTTCTCCCCTTACTCAGTTTCAGTTTTTGGCTCTTTTCCGGCGGTGTCTTTCGTTCGTGGGTCTTGATTTTCGGGAGTTTGGTACCCATTCTTTTCGTATTGGTGCTGCTACGGAGGCCGCCCGTGCGGGTTTGTCAGAGTCGGATGTTCAGCGCGTCGGGCGCTGGCGTTCTGCTTGTTATGCTCGGTATATTCGCCCTGACCTTTTGATtgatttttaa